CAGAACCAAGTCCAGGGTTTCCCGAACCTTGCCGTTCCTGTTGCCAGGGAGCTTTGATTCCAGGAAATCCTTGGAAAGGAGCGCCAAGCTGACCGCGCTCTGCACCATGACCAGCGCTTCGAGTTCAGGCAAACATCGGAGGGCGTGGATCAGGACATCGGCCACGCCCGCTATGGGCAGATACGAGTGGACTGGGTGCAGGCAGGCTCCGTGGTGGACTACACCCCGCCTCGCTTGTCCCGTGCTGCAGCTGAGATGGAGAGCGCCTGCGCCCACTAGGGTCCAGAGACCATAGAAGCGCGCTGCCGAGACGCAGGTAATTAAGCCGTCGGCTCGGAAGGCGGCAACGACGTCGGGGTCTGATGCCCGGGACATGTAGACCCCGCGATGAAGGCGATTGACTACTCCGTCCCTCACTGCCTTTGTGAGCATGCGGCGACTAAAACCCGCAGTCATCAGGGTGGACGTGGTTGCTACTCCACGCCGGCTTCGGAGGAAATTGTCGATGTCCATAGAGCCATGCTGAGTTCTTCCTGGCCTCTGCGATGGGCGCGAAGTCCCCTATGTGGATAACTGCCGCGTACCTCCCCCACCTGGTTTGGGGACCCTGAGGTTGTGACACACCCCGAATTCGGCCAGTCCCTTCCTCCCAAAAATCCGAAGTTAGTGGTGGAGGATCGGCGCTTGGTTGTAAACCGCTCTGCGGGACCGCGAAAACCATTGACGCGAAGAGTTGCATATGTGACAGGATTGTCATAAGCTATTTACGGATCCACTAAATGCCTCCGGTGGGTCTGATGCGAACGGAGATTGTGGTCCCGGTTCGGTGCAGCGTATGACTCGTAACGTTGCAGCGAGCCGGGGCCATTCCGTTTTCCGGGGGACTAAAAGTTTGGGCGCGTACGGTCATCACCCACTTTGGTTCCGCCGATGGCACAACACACCGCAAGCACCGGCGTGTCACCACGCCCGCAGCCTCAAAGTGGGTCGTGAGGGTACACCAAGGCCCGGGCCCAAAATGTGGGGAACAACAAGCAGGCGCCCGGCCCACGAAGGTCCGGACGCCCGTCAAAAAAAGGGAAGCTAGCTGCTCCGGTCCACCACGGCATGCGCGAAGTTCGTCAGCGACGCCTTCACAACGCCCTCCGGCAACGGGGCCAGGGCAGCAACGGCCTCGGCGGACCACTGGCGGGCGATCTTCCAGGATTCGGTAGTCACAGGGTGTTCGCGCAAACCAGCGACGGCATCGGCAAGCGCGGAATCCGATGTCAAGTCGCCGTCCACCAGTTTCAAGAGCGCAGCCGCTGACGAATCACCTGCAGCAGCATCGCGGCGCAGCAGCAGCACGGGCAGCGTGGGAACACCTTCGCGGAGGTCAGTGCCCGGAGATTTGCCGGACTTGACCTTCACGCCGGTGACATCGATGACGTCGTCGGCGAGCTGGAAGGCCACGCCAACCTTCTCGCCGTACTCAACCAGGAGGTCCTCGTACGTGGGATCGGCACCGGCGAAGATCGCGCCAAGTTGGCCGGAGGCTGCAACCAGGGATCCGGTCTTATCGGCGATGACGGACAGGTAGTGCTCTACGGCGTCTTCGTCCTCGCGCGGGCCGACTGTTTCGTGGAGCTGGCCGAGGCAGAGGCGTTCGAAGGTGCGGGCCTGGATGCCGAGTGCACGGGAGCCGAGCTCGGAGACGAGGATGGAGGCGCGGGCAAAGATGAGGTCGCCGGTGAGGATGGCCACGGAGTTGCCCCACACTTCGTGGGCCGTCGGAGCGCCACGGCGGAACGGTGCGGAGTCCATGACGTCGTCGTGGTACAGGGTTGCCAAGTGCGTCAGTTCAACCACGACCGCCGCTTGCACAACCTCAGGACGTGAAGCATCTCCAAGGTGCGCGCACAGCAGAGTGAGCAGCGGTCGGATGCGCTTGCCGCCGGCTTCCACCAGGTGACGCGACGTTGCGTCAGCCAGGGGATCCGAGTTGGAGATGGCTTCGCGAAGCTTCTTTTCCACGCGGGCAAGGTTGGTGGTGATGGCTGGGCCGAGTTCGGCGTCGCCGGCGATGGCGGCAAAACCGGCGGGCAGCTGGAGGCCCGTTGCGATCGCGGCGGTGTGGGGGGCAGGCTCAACAGAGTCCGGCAGGCCGTGCCCGGCATGCGTCCAGCTGTGTTCGGCAGAGTTCGTCACGGCTTAACCCTAACTAGTTGTTGCGGAAACCGCGGTGTCGGAGTCTGCCGCCTTAAAAGGACGGACAGAGGAAGTGTTGGACGTGGCAGGGGCGAGCATCTCAAGGACGCGGATCACGCGGTCTTCGAAGCCCTTCGCAGACGGATCCGTGAGGTTGGCAAGCATGCGCACCACAAAGCGCATCAGCACCGGAATCGGCATACCTGTTCGCAGGGCAAGCTTCATCACGGCGGGCTTCCCGATTAAGGAAGCAAACATACGACCCAGCGTGAAGTGCGATCCCCACTGGTCCCGCACATAGTCCGCGTACCGCGAAAGGTGGGCATCGGCGTCGTCGGCGGTCCAACCGGCGGAGGCCGAGCGTGATGCAGAGTCAATCAGGAACTCAGCCGCGAACCGGGCCGACTCCATCGCGTAGGAGATGCCCTCGCCGTTGAATGGGGACACCATGCCGCCGGCGTCACCCAGCAGGAGCAGCCCCGGCGAGTAGTGCGGCGTGCGGTTGAAGCCCATGGGCAGCGCCGCCCCGCGGATCTCCCCCACCTGGTTTTCGGGGATAAAGCCCCAGTCGGCGGGCATTCCGGCGGTCCATTCGCGCAGGACCTGCTTGTAGTCCAGCTTCCCGAATTCCTTGGAGGAGTTCAGGATGCCGAGGCCGACATTGGAGGTTCCATCACCGACGCCGAACACCCAGCCGTAACCGGGTAGCGGTTTGCCCGACTTGCCGGGGAGCTCCAGCCAGCCTTCCATCCAGTCGTCGTCGTGCCTCGGAGATGTGAAGTAAGTGCGCACGGCGACACCCAGGGGGCGGTCGTCACGCTTATGCATACCCAGCGACACGGCGGTTCGCGTGGAGTTGCCGTCCGCAGCGAGTACGACGTCGGCATGGAAGTCGCGCGTTTCGCCGGTCTTGCGTCCGGACTCGTCAAGGATGGATGCGCGTGCGCCGATGACCCGGCCGTCGTCGGACTGCAAAGCTGAAGTGACGCTGTGGTGTTCAAGCACGACGGCGCCCGCGGCCTCCGCATGCCGGGCCAACGACTCGTCGAAGCCCAGGCGCGTCCGAATCAGTCCGTACGTGGGAAAGTCTGAAACCTCGGGCCAAGGCAGCTCAATGGTACGGCCGCCCGCAATGAGTCGAAGTCCCTTGTTCCGGCGCCAGCCCTCGGACTCAGCATGCGGCATTCCAAGCTTCTGGATCTCGCGGACGGCGCGCGGTGTGAGACCGTCGCCGCAAACTTTTTCGCGGGGAAATGAGGTCTTTTCCAGGACCGTGACATCGATGCCGGCCTGGGCGAGGTAATACGCGGCGGTGGACCCAGCGGGCCCCGCGCCAACAATCAGTACTTTCACGTCGTCCTAAATGAGTGGCACGTCAGCTGGGCTGGCTGCCGGACCGGCGCGGCTTGATCTGGCGTCGAAGCTTGGCCACGGGAACACTTTCTCGGTGCTCGGCCGGCTTCTGCGCGCGGTGTACGGCAACGATGCCGCCGCTGAGGTTGCGGTAGGTGATGTCTGTCCAGCCTGCTTCGCTGAGCCACTGCGCCAGGTGGTCCTGATCCGGCCAGGCGCGGATGGATTCGGCGAGGTACACGTACGCATCCGGGTTGGAGGAGACCTTGGTGGCGATGGCCGGGAGGGCTCGCATCAAGTATTCGGTGTAGAGGTTGCGCCACAGCGGCACCACGGGGTGCGAGAACTCGGCGATGACCAGCCGGCCGCCCGGTTTGGTGACGCGCAGCATTTCCTCGAGGGCTTTGCGCGGTTCAACAACGTTCCGCAGGCCGAAGGAAATGGTGGAAGCGTCAAAGCTGCTGTCCGCGAACGGCAGGTTGGTGGCGTCTCCGGCGATGAAGTCGATGTCCGGGCGGCGTCGTTTGCCCACTTTGAGCATGCCCAGGGAGAAGTCGCAGGCCACAACATTCACGCCGGCATCGGCGTAGGGCTCACTTGAGGTGCCCGTTCCAGCGGCGAGGTCCAGGACCTTCTGGCCCACCTTCACATCCATGGCATCCACCACGATCCGGCGCCACCGACGCGTCTGCCCCATGGAGAGGACGTCATTCACGACGTCGTATTTGGGGGCGACATCGTCAAACATCGTCGCAACTTCGTCCGGACGCTTTTCCAAGGATGCTCGGTTCACCCTGCAATTGTCTCAGACATTCAGCCGACTTTGCTGCGCTGTAGAACTCGGCTCAGGTTCTGGCGGCACGCGGGAGTACTGTTGTTCCATCATGACGAGCACGCTCCGTACCTTGACAGTCCCCCTCGATGTCGAATCATCCTCCGGGGGGCTGCCGTCGTTTCTGGTCCGGGACGACGTCCTCTGCTGGTCACGCCGCGAGGCCGGTCTGGTGGGCTATGGCGAGCTGACCCGCTTCAACGTCTCAGGCCCGGAGCGTTTCCTTGAGGCCGATATCTGGTGGCGGCACCTTATTCTTGAGGCCGAGATCACCGATCAGGTGGACATTCCAGGCACTGGTCCGGTGGCGTTCGGCTCGTTCGCTTTTTCCAAGATGTCCCCGCACGTTTCCCGGCTGATCGTCCCGGAGATGGTGGTTGGCATCCGCGATGGCCGCGCCTGGGCCACCCAATTAGCGTTCGACGACGTCGAGCTCACCGAGGCGGGCGTCCTCGCCGCCCTGGACCGCTGGCTCACTGAGCCCGAGCCAAACGGCGACGGCTCAGCGGCAGGAGCGTCCGACGTCGGGCTGTCACCTGACGCTTTTTCGCCCAACGGCGCGGCTGGTTACCTCAGCCGCGGTTCCCTGAGCGAAACGGATTGGATGGAGGCCGTCTCCAATGGAGTGGCGGAAATCCGCACCGGCAAGCTGGAGAAACTGGTGTTGGCGCGCGACGTCGTAGCCAACCTTCCTGCCGGCGTGAACGCTGCGGAGGTGCTTCGCCAGCTGGCGGCACGGTACCGGGAATGTTGGACGTACGGTGTTGACGGCCTGGTGGGTGCGACGCCGGAAATGCTGATCCAGGTGGAGGGCCGCACGGCCCAGGCCCGCGTGCTGGCCGGAACGTTGGATCGGCGCGACGCCGAAGGTGTAGACGGATCCCCCATGGCGTACGCCGAGCGTGTACTGGCCGGATCTGAGAAGCAGCGCCACGAGCACGAGATCGCGATTGATTCGCTGACCCGCCAGCTGGCGCCGTTTTCCGAGGCGATGAACTCCCATAGCGAGCCCTTCATTCTGGAACTGCCGAACGTGTGGCATCTGGCCTCGGATGTCAAGGCTGAGCTGGCCGATATCGAAGGTCATGTGCCCACATGCTTGGCCTTGATCAACGCCCTTCATCCGACTGCCGCCGTGTGCGGAACACCTACCTTGGTTGCCGGTGCGCTGATCCGAAAACTGGAGCATCTGGACCGTGGCCCGTACGCCGGTCCGGTGGGTTGGCTTGATGCTGCCGGGAATGGCGAGTGGGGCATCGCTTTGCGCGGCGCGGTCATCGAGGACGCCAACACGGTGCGCCTTTACGCGGGTTGCGGGATTGTGGAGGGTTCGCAGCCGGAGGCTGAGCTTGCCGAGACCTGGGCTAAATTCCGGCCGATGCTTGAGTCCCTGGGCATCCAGCGCTGAATCTGGGATCTCAGACTGGGACTCGCAGGGGGCGCTTGCATATTCGCTAAACTAGTTATCCAATAGTGAAACTTAGTTTCCTGTGATGCACATCTCAGGTTCGGCGCTACACTAAAACCGACTTAGTTCAGCATCCACTGCAACAAAAGGTAAAAAACATGCAGATCTCCCGTTCGGTTCTGTCCGGCACCAAGATGGCCGCCGTGCTCGCAGCAGGCGTCCTGGCCCTGACCGCTTGTGGCGGTGGCTCCTCCACCCCGGCAGCCTCAAGTGAATCGGGCGGCCCCAAGCTCATCAACGCCGGCAAGCTCACCGTGTGCTCGGATGTCCCCTACGAGCCCTTCGAGTTCCAGAAGGACGGCAAGATCGTCGGCTTCGATATGGACATCGCCAACGAACTGGCCAAGGACCTCAAGGCCGAACTCAACGTGGTGGACAGCTCCTTCGAAGCAATCGAGACCGGCACCGCACTGACTGGTTGCGACGTCTCCATCTCCTCAATCTCCATCACAGACGTCCGCAAGAACGTCATGGACTTCTCCAACCCCTACATGGATGACGACCTGACCCTCGTGGCTACTACGTCCTCGGGCATCAGCAACCTTGATGGCGCCAAGGGCAAGAAGGTTGGTGTCCAGCAGGCCACCACCGGCGCCCAGTACGCCAAGGACAAGGGAATCGACGCCCAGCAGTTCGAAGACTCCGGCCTCCTGGTCCAGGCCCTCAAGGCAGGCACCATCGACGCCGCCGTCGGCAACCAGTCGGTTCTGGGTTACGCCATCATGGACGATTCCAAGCTCAAGCGCGTTGAAGACTACGCAACGGGCGAGAAGCTGGGCATCTCCATCAAGAAGGGCAACACGGCCATGACTGATGCCGTCAACAAAACCCTGAAGCGCATCACCGATGACGGCACCCTGAAGAAGTTCCAGACCACCTGGTTCGGCGAGACCACCAAGAAGTAGTCCGAGCCCCGGCTCCCAAGAATCACGCAGGCGGGCCCCGCAACGATCTGTCCAGGCAGTCCGTTCGGGGCCCCACCTGCGCAACACGAATGTGAGAACACCATGGCAATGACTACACGTCAACGAGCCAAAGTCAGTCTGAACGTCCAAGCCGGGATCTTCGTTGTGGCCGTGGCCGCTTTGATCCTCGCCGTGGATTGGAAGACCGTTGGAAACAGCGTCTTCAACTTCGCCAAAATTGGCCCGATGTTCCCCGACATCTTCCTGATCGGGCTCAAGAACACACTTATCTACACAGCGCTTGCCTTCGTTTTGGGCCTCTCCGGTGGTCTGCTGCTCGCACTGATGAAGCTCTCCTCTTTCCCGCTGTACCGCTGGCTCGCTACCGGATACATCGAATTCTTCCGTGGCGTCCCCGCCCTGCTGGTGTTCATCGCCTTCGGCTACGGCGTACCCCTGGCCTTCGGCGTGCAGTGGGATGTCAACATTGTGGTCATGGTTTCCCTCGGTATGGTGGCTTCGGCATACATCGCTGAAACCCTGCGTGCTGGCCTCCAGGCTGTCCCCCGGGGACAGATGGAAGCCGCCCGCTCCCTTGGAATGCCGCACTGGCGCGCGATGGTCTCCATCGTCATTCCGCAGGCCTTCAAAATCGTCCTGCCGCCGCTGACCAACGAGGTCATCCTCCTCACCAAGGACTCCTCGCTGATCTACGTCCTGGGCCTCACCGCGTCCCAGTATGAGCTGACCAAATTTGGCCGCGACGGCATCTCCAGCCTCGGAGCCGGGCTGACCCCGTTGCTCGTGGCCGGTGCCTTCTACCTGGTCATCACCATCCCCCTGAGCCTCCTGGCACGGAAGTTCGAAAGCCGCTCCGCGCGGGCGAATCGATAGGCAGGACAATCATGAACAACTCCAATGGGAGCACCTCCGTTCGCGCCGCTGGCGTGAATATCCAGGACCTCCGCAAATCCTACGGAAGCAATGAGGTCCTCAAGGGCATCTCGCTGAACGTGGAACCAGGCCAGGTTGTCTGCCTGATCGGCCCTTCCGGTTCCGGAAAATCCACCCTCCTGCGCTGCGTGAACCTGCTTGAGCACCCGAATGCGGGCACCATCAACGTGGGCAAGTTCGAGGCAACCGACCCCGACGTGGACCTCAACCGCATGCGCCAAAGCGTTGGCATGGTGTTCCAGCACTTCAACCTGTTCCCCCACCTGAGCGTGCTGGACAACTGCACCATCTCCCAGATGAAGGTCCTCAAGCGGTCCAAGTCCGAGGCCGGTGAGGTAGCACGCCGCAACCTTGAGCGCGTTGGCCTTGGACACTTGGCTGACCGTTTCCCGGACCAGCTCTCCGGCGGCCAGCAGCAGCGCGTGGCCATTGCCCGGGCACTGTCCATGGATCCGCAGCTGATGCTCTTCGACGAGCCAACATCTGCCCTTGACCCCGAAACCGTGGGCGATGTCCTCGCCGTCATGCGCAAGCTGGCCCAGGAAGGCATGACCATGCTGGTGGTCACCCACGAGATGGGCTTCGCCCGCGAAGTGGCTGACCGCGTGGTCTTCATGGACGCCGGCGTCGTAGTGGAAGAAGGCCCTGCAGAACACGTCATCAGCGCCCCGACCCAGGCGCGAACCAAGGAATTCCTGCGCCGCGTCCTGGACCCGACGCACATCGACGTCGTGGAGGACTAGGGCCTTCCGGCCCGCTGACGCCACGCAAGTTCGTTTAGCGCCGCGCATCTTCTTCAGCGCCACGCCAACGGGAGGGCGACACCTATATATAGGTGTCGCCCTCCCGTATTTGTGTCCGCTACGAATTTGCGTGTCCTGCAGAAGCACGACGGCGGCGGGGAACCCCGGCTGTCGCAAGCTCACGTTCCAGCTTGCTAACTGTCAGGTCACTCCACACCAACCGGAACACACTTCTCCCTGTGGCACGTATCGCATCTTCGCGGCTCTTCTCCTCGATCACAACCTGAGAGGGTGTCCGGCCCTTCAGGAATTCCGGTTTCAGATACTTTTCGCGGCCATCGAATTCCCCCACCACCCTGGCGTCCTTCCAGTAATAGTCCGTATAGACGACCCCTACTTTCGTTCGAACTTCATACTGCAACTCGGGAGCAGCGAAACCGGCGAGATGCATGAGCCCCCGACAGTAGGACTCCCCCGGCGAACCTGAATTTGTAGCAGCAAATTGAACAACCGCTGCCACGCGCTTGGCGGCGGCCTTCGAATACCGGGAATCAATATTATTCAGCAGCTCATCCCTCGTTACGGGTTTGCGATGACGTCCCTGGGATAAGAGGAAATCCACGGGAACAACAGCCTCGGCAAATGGCACGGAGGCTGCGATGTCCAGTGCCGTCCTGACCCGGCCCGTCACAAGGAAACCGTTCGCTTCCTCGGCTTCCTGGAGACCATCGCTGACATAGTGCCGCCGGACGCCTGCTCTGGACCTTCCCCCGCCGGCGTAGGAGCTGAGTGCGTGAACGGGTTGTCGTCCGACGATCGTTGGAATGCCATGAATGGTGGCCGCGGAGTGGTGCGAGAACACCGTGGCGGAAGTAAATGTCTCAGCAGCAGCCGCAACGCTCAGGGCATAACGCTCCCATTTCTCCAGGGCTGCCCATCTTTTCGCATCGACATAGACTCCGTGGCGGACTCTCACGAGATTCCCACTCTTAGCTGCCATCGACAGTTTGCGGGAGTCCCCGCCAATGAGGGATAAGTCCTTGGCAAGAATGAGTTTGGGTAGGGTCCGCATGGAGCAAGTCTTTAGACTCGCCGGGTCAAAGAGGAGGGCTTGGTGGCCGTATGTGGAAATCTCATCGCACCCTTCCGGATGCATGCGGCCACCCTCACGGGATCCGCCACCCGTGCGGACTCCGGCACGACACTCGAACTGCCTGCTGACACATATGCCCGCCAGTGACGCCCATATCCAAGTGTCACCTGTCCGTTTGAGCAGCGGGGAGACATGTATGTGGCGTGGGCGAATTTGGGTGGCGTGGAACCCCGGCTAGCCTGCCGTCAGCACCTTGCCCACGGCACCGGACACTGCTTCCTTGATGCGGGCATGAAGTCCGCGCAGCCCTGCCCGGTCCACGCGCACCTCCACAATGGTGCGTCCCTTCAGCGGTGACTTGAGCGCCTCTGCGAGTTCCGCCGTCGTGCTTACCGCCTGATGTCCGACGCCGTAGGCCGCCGCGAGTGCCGCGATGTCCACGGAGTGGGGGGTGCTGAAGAGGCGTTCGACGGCGGTGCCGTAGGCCCCTGAGTCCTCCACCGCGCCGTGTTCGAGGAGGCTGAAGATGGCGCCGCCGGAGTCGTTGAGGACCACGATCCGAAGGTCGGGGATGGGTTCGCCGTGGCCGAGAAGCAGTCCGCCGGCGTCGTGGAGGAAGGTGACGTCGCCCAGGAGAAGTGTGGTTTCGCGTCCGCTGCCGAGGGCAATTCCGGTGGCCGTGGCGATGGTGCCGTCGATGCCGGCGAGGC
This genomic stretch from Micrococcaceae bacterium Sec5.1 harbors:
- a CDS encoding demethylmenaquinone methyltransferase, which encodes MNRASLEKRPDEVATMFDDVAPKYDVVNDVLSMGQTRRWRRIVVDAMDVKVGQKVLDLAAGTGTSSEPYADAGVNVVACDFSLGMLKVGKRRRPDIDFIAGDATNLPFADSSFDASTISFGLRNVVEPRKALEEMLRVTKPGGRLVIAEFSHPVVPLWRNLYTEYLMRALPAIATKVSSNPDAYVYLAESIRAWPDQDHLAQWLSEAGWTDITYRNLSGGIVAVHRAQKPAEHRESVPVAKLRRQIKPRRSGSQPS
- a CDS encoding geranylgeranyl reductase family protein; the encoded protein is MKVLIVGAGPAGSTAAYYLAQAGIDVTVLEKTSFPREKVCGDGLTPRAVREIQKLGMPHAESEGWRRNKGLRLIAGGRTIELPWPEVSDFPTYGLIRTRLGFDESLARHAEAAGAVVLEHHSVTSALQSDDGRVIGARASILDESGRKTGETRDFHADVVLAADGNSTRTAVSLGMHKRDDRPLGVAVRTYFTSPRHDDDWMEGWLELPGKSGKPLPGYGWVFGVGDGTSNVGLGILNSSKEFGKLDYKQVLREWTAGMPADWGFIPENQVGEIRGAALPMGFNRTPHYSPGLLLLGDAGGMVSPFNGEGISYAMESARFAAEFLIDSASRSASAGWTADDADAHLSRYADYVRDQWGSHFTLGRMFASLIGKPAVMKLALRTGMPIPVLMRFVVRMLANLTDPSAKGFEDRVIRVLEMLAPATSNTSSVRPFKAADSDTAVSATTS
- a CDS encoding polyprenyl synthetase family protein, with protein sequence MTNSAEHSWTHAGHGLPDSVEPAPHTAAIATGLQLPAGFAAIAGDAELGPAITTNLARVEKKLREAISNSDPLADATSRHLVEAGGKRIRPLLTLLCAHLGDASRPEVVQAAVVVELTHLATLYHDDVMDSAPFRRGAPTAHEVWGNSVAILTGDLIFARASILVSELGSRALGIQARTFERLCLGQLHETVGPREDEDAVEHYLSVIADKTGSLVAASGQLGAIFAGADPTYEDLLVEYGEKVGVAFQLADDVIDVTGVKVKSGKSPGTDLREGVPTLPVLLLRRDAAAGDSSAAALLKLVDGDLTSDSALADAVAGLREHPVTTESWKIARQWSAEAVAALAPLPEGVVKASLTNFAHAVVDRSS
- a CDS encoding amino acid ABC transporter ATP-binding protein, producing MNNSNGSTSVRAAGVNIQDLRKSYGSNEVLKGISLNVEPGQVVCLIGPSGSGKSTLLRCVNLLEHPNAGTINVGKFEATDPDVDLNRMRQSVGMVFQHFNLFPHLSVLDNCTISQMKVLKRSKSEAGEVARRNLERVGLGHLADRFPDQLSGGQQQRVAIARALSMDPQLMLFDEPTSALDPETVGDVLAVMRKLAQEGMTMLVVTHEMGFAREVADRVVFMDAGVVVEEGPAEHVISAPTQARTKEFLRRVLDPTHIDVVED
- a CDS encoding amino acid ABC transporter permease, encoding MAMTTRQRAKVSLNVQAGIFVVAVAALILAVDWKTVGNSVFNFAKIGPMFPDIFLIGLKNTLIYTALAFVLGLSGGLLLALMKLSSFPLYRWLATGYIEFFRGVPALLVFIAFGYGVPLAFGVQWDVNIVVMVSLGMVASAYIAETLRAGLQAVPRGQMEAARSLGMPHWRAMVSIVIPQAFKIVLPPLTNEVILLTKDSSLIYVLGLTASQYELTKFGRDGISSLGAGLTPLLVAGAFYLVITIPLSLLARKFESRSARANR
- a CDS encoding type IV toxin-antitoxin system AbiEi family antitoxin domain-containing protein, producing the protein MDIDNFLRSRRGVATTSTLMTAGFSRRMLTKAVRDGVVNRLHRGVYMSRASDPDVVAAFRADGLITCVSAARFYGLWTLVGAGALHLSCSTGQARRGVVHHGACLHPVHSYLPIAGVADVLIHALRCLPELEALVMVQSAVSLALLSKDFLESKLPGNRNGKVRETLDLVLPRADSLLEVLAHTHFIRAGLRVQMHVDIPGVGEVDCLVNECLIVELDGGTHLEGKQVKKDQYRNNAGMRRGLLSLHYYYVDVVHHPERMVAEVMAVLFNREVGRFVPARFAPAWVPPS
- a CDS encoding isochorismate synthase, yielding MTSTLRTLTVPLDVESSSGGLPSFLVRDDVLCWSRREAGLVGYGELTRFNVSGPERFLEADIWWRHLILEAEITDQVDIPGTGPVAFGSFAFSKMSPHVSRLIVPEMVVGIRDGRAWATQLAFDDVELTEAGVLAALDRWLTEPEPNGDGSAAGASDVGLSPDAFSPNGAAGYLSRGSLSETDWMEAVSNGVAEIRTGKLEKLVLARDVVANLPAGVNAAEVLRQLAARYRECWTYGVDGLVGATPEMLIQVEGRTAQARVLAGTLDRRDAEGVDGSPMAYAERVLAGSEKQRHEHEIAIDSLTRQLAPFSEAMNSHSEPFILELPNVWHLASDVKAELADIEGHVPTCLALINALHPTAAVCGTPTLVAGALIRKLEHLDRGPYAGPVGWLDAAGNGEWGIALRGAVIEDANTVRLYAGCGIVEGSQPEAELAETWAKFRPMLESLGIQR
- a CDS encoding ABC transporter substrate-binding protein — its product is MQISRSVLSGTKMAAVLAAGVLALTACGGGSSTPAASSESGGPKLINAGKLTVCSDVPYEPFEFQKDGKIVGFDMDIANELAKDLKAELNVVDSSFEAIETGTALTGCDVSISSISITDVRKNVMDFSNPYMDDDLTLVATTSSGISNLDGAKGKKVGVQQATTGAQYAKDKGIDAQQFEDSGLLVQALKAGTIDAAVGNQSVLGYAIMDDSKLKRVEDYATGEKLGISIKKGNTAMTDAVNKTLKRITDDGTLKKFQTTWFGETTKK